The following coding sequences lie in one Myxococcus xanthus genomic window:
- a CDS encoding DEAD/DEAH box helicase, which produces MSATAELLDAVREEARPDTWSAGTGLARAGAVSVQSVDEEEAVLRVRVPSRPAPVKTVLYLDEAIWECDCRGRVDPCEHVVAAALVLHQHSTARRAPAQRPAAPAARPGANTVARPGAPAAGAPKPERMVYRFKRVDGGLQLERLVVRPDNTARLLARSLASLLTNPVEAARIQTQPCDLLADKLLLKPTRGALPPERLNALLRVLEPARTVLFDGALVSVTSEPLMPRVTVEDRGENTVLKVEKDPRVTEVVSPGLALCSGTLCPLGEQGLTGPWLEKLPHERAFAPHQMGDLTGKVLPDIARRMPVDVRSQRLPPIDRTLKPRISLELNQLDAGLSVLPTLVYGSPPTVRIDSGRMVYLKGAAPVRDEAAEQMLVHQLRDELNMAPGRRVTVQGKEAVQLADKLRRWRGGLTGDGAAVVTNPNVQLRPVLKMDTGAGTEGVPHVGFSFDFQVEGEDRESPRSVDAAAVMRAWEEGIGLVPLEGGGWAPLPAEWLKSHGQRVADLLSARGRDGRLANHAIPQLTGLCEALEHPSPPGLERLAPLVKGFEKLPEPQLPEDLTATLRAYQLQGVSWLTFLRQAGLGGVLADDMGLGKTLQTICTLGPGTLVVAPTSVLPNWEAEVKRFRPSLRVSVYHGPGRALDEAADVTLTTYALMRLDAEVLGAKQWSTVVLDEAQAIKNPDSQVARAAYGLQADFKLALSGTPIENRLEELWSLMHFTNQGLLGGRKDFEERWARPVADNHKGAAERLRARIRPFILRRLKRDVAPELPPRTDAVRHVTLTERERAVYDAVYAATREEVVSQLEAGGSVLKALEALLRLRQAACHPALVPGQQAKTSSKVQALVEALGTAVEDGHKALVFSQWTSMLDLIEPALQEAGIGFIRLDGSTANRGAVAASFQDPKGPPVMLISLKAGATGLNLTAADHVFLVDPWWNPSVEAQAADRAHRIGQQRPVMVYRLVSQGTVEEKILTLQAKKRELFEAALGGGSGATAITRADLMQLLA; this is translated from the coding sequence ATGTCTGCGACCGCGGAGCTGCTCGATGCCGTCCGGGAGGAAGCGCGCCCGGACACCTGGTCTGCCGGCACGGGGCTCGCTCGCGCGGGCGCCGTTTCGGTGCAGTCCGTGGATGAGGAAGAGGCCGTGCTTCGGGTGCGCGTGCCCAGCCGGCCCGCCCCCGTGAAGACGGTGCTCTACCTGGATGAAGCCATCTGGGAGTGCGACTGCCGCGGCCGGGTGGACCCCTGCGAGCACGTGGTCGCCGCGGCGCTGGTCCTCCATCAGCATTCCACGGCGCGGCGAGCCCCCGCGCAGCGCCCGGCCGCCCCCGCCGCGCGCCCGGGCGCGAACACCGTCGCCAGGCCCGGCGCCCCCGCGGCTGGCGCGCCCAAGCCGGAGCGCATGGTGTACCGGTTCAAGCGCGTGGACGGCGGGCTCCAGTTGGAGCGGCTGGTGGTGCGCCCGGACAACACCGCGCGACTGCTGGCGCGCAGCCTGGCCTCGCTGCTCACCAATCCGGTGGAGGCCGCTCGCATCCAGACGCAGCCGTGCGATTTGCTCGCGGACAAGCTGCTGCTGAAGCCCACCCGGGGCGCGCTGCCACCCGAGCGGCTCAACGCGCTGCTGCGCGTCCTGGAGCCCGCGCGCACCGTGCTCTTCGACGGCGCATTGGTGTCGGTGACGAGCGAGCCCCTCATGCCCCGCGTCACCGTGGAGGACCGCGGTGAGAACACGGTGCTCAAGGTGGAGAAGGACCCGCGCGTCACGGAGGTGGTGAGCCCCGGCCTCGCGCTGTGCAGCGGGACGCTCTGTCCCCTGGGGGAACAGGGCCTCACGGGGCCCTGGTTGGAGAAGCTGCCACATGAGCGCGCCTTCGCGCCACACCAGATGGGGGACCTGACGGGGAAGGTGCTGCCGGACATCGCGCGGCGCATGCCGGTGGACGTGCGGAGTCAGCGGCTGCCGCCCATCGACCGCACGCTGAAGCCTCGCATCTCACTGGAGCTGAACCAGCTCGACGCGGGCCTCTCCGTGCTACCGACGTTGGTGTATGGCTCGCCGCCTACCGTGCGCATCGACAGCGGACGCATGGTGTACTTGAAGGGCGCCGCGCCCGTGCGCGACGAGGCCGCCGAGCAGATGCTCGTCCACCAGCTCCGCGACGAGCTGAACATGGCCCCCGGGCGGCGCGTCACGGTGCAGGGGAAGGAAGCCGTCCAGCTCGCCGACAAGCTGCGGCGCTGGCGTGGGGGCCTCACGGGAGATGGCGCGGCGGTGGTGACGAACCCGAACGTGCAACTGCGCCCGGTGCTCAAGATGGACACGGGCGCTGGCACCGAGGGCGTGCCGCACGTGGGCTTCTCCTTCGACTTCCAGGTGGAGGGCGAGGACCGGGAGTCGCCCCGCTCCGTGGATGCGGCGGCGGTCATGCGCGCCTGGGAAGAAGGGATTGGGCTGGTGCCGCTGGAGGGCGGTGGCTGGGCGCCCCTGCCCGCGGAGTGGCTGAAGTCCCATGGCCAGCGAGTGGCGGACCTGCTGTCCGCGCGAGGCCGGGATGGCCGGCTCGCCAACCACGCCATTCCGCAGCTCACCGGCCTGTGTGAAGCGCTGGAGCACCCCTCCCCGCCGGGCCTGGAGCGGCTGGCGCCCCTGGTGAAGGGCTTCGAGAAGCTGCCCGAGCCGCAACTGCCGGAAGACCTCACGGCGACGCTGCGCGCGTATCAGCTCCAGGGCGTGAGCTGGCTCACCTTCCTGCGTCAGGCGGGGCTGGGCGGCGTGCTCGCGGACGACATGGGTCTGGGCAAGACGCTGCAGACCATCTGCACGCTGGGCCCGGGCACCCTGGTCGTGGCGCCCACGAGCGTGCTGCCCAACTGGGAGGCGGAGGTGAAGCGCTTCCGTCCCTCGCTGAGGGTCTCCGTGTACCATGGCCCCGGACGCGCGCTGGATGAGGCGGCCGACGTGACGCTGACGACGTATGCCCTGATGCGCCTGGACGCGGAGGTCCTGGGCGCGAAGCAGTGGAGCACCGTCGTGCTGGACGAGGCCCAGGCCATCAAGAATCCAGACAGCCAGGTGGCGCGGGCCGCGTATGGATTGCAGGCGGACTTCAAGCTGGCGCTGAGTGGCACGCCCATCGAAAACCGGCTGGAGGAGCTCTGGAGCCTGATGCACTTCACCAACCAGGGCCTGCTCGGCGGACGGAAGGACTTCGAGGAGCGCTGGGCGCGGCCAGTGGCGGACAACCACAAGGGCGCGGCGGAGCGGCTGCGGGCGCGCATCCGGCCCTTCATCCTGCGCAGGCTCAAGCGGGACGTGGCGCCGGAGCTGCCGCCGCGGACGGACGCCGTGCGCCATGTGACGCTCACGGAGCGGGAGCGCGCCGTCTACGACGCCGTCTACGCGGCGACGCGCGAGGAAGTGGTGTCACAGCTCGAAGCGGGCGGCAGCGTATTGAAGGCCTTGGAGGCCCTGCTGCGGCTGCGGCAGGCGGCGTGCCACCCTGCCCTCGTGCCGGGACAGCAGGCGAAGACCTCTTCCAAGGTGCAGGCCCTGGTGGAGGCACTGGGCACGGCGGTGGAGGACGGGCACAAGGCGCTCGTCTTCTCTCAGTGGACGTCGATGCTGGACCTCATCGAGCCCGCGCTCCAGGAGGCGGGCATCGGCTTCATCCGGCTGGATGGCAGCACGGCGAACCGAGGCGCGGTGGCGGCGTCCTTCCAGGACCCGAAGGGCCCACCGGTGATGTTGATTTCCCTCAAGGCGGGCGCCACGGGACTCAACCTCACGGCGGCGGACCACGTCTTCCTCGTGGACCCATGGTGGAACCCGTCCGTGGAAGCCCAGGCCGCGGACCGCGCGCACCGCATCGGGCAGCAGCGGCCCGTCATGGTGTACCGGCTGGTGTCTCAGGGAACGGTCGAGGAGAAGATCCTCACGCTTCAGGCGAAGAAGAGGGAGTTGTTCGAGGCCGCGCTCGGCGGCGGCTCTGGGGCCACCGCGATTACGCGTGCGGACCTGATGCAACTCCTTGCGTAG
- the trxA gene encoding thioredoxin: protein MAGQTVELTQENFERITQEAGVCVVDFWAEWCGPCRGFAPTFEAAAKEFPSITFGKLDTEAQEEVSGRLEIRSIPTLVAFKDGVEVRRASGAMSASAFATWLSKLDSVDLAVEQQRAANRKLTEEGTPPPGIPPHAEWDDGDEEWCFGDTDEEGEKHGPWKYWRADGTLCNECIFVHGKPHGPFKRFHESGEVSQDGAFEQGNLHGPRTWYASDQFTTERMHENGVCEKVRRTVMVYAHGRVTQVLHYNGDGERVVPSTGVPYPTRPANLPEKAEYREDQDQWASVSLNAKAQRHGLCRFWDREGQLLWESEFHEGSRHGRYHSRAVNEYADARVRFDEGEMEDDFACGTWKLLDAEGNAVVTRDLGIVQDHEALDASEVCSNLPKSAAEWREFADQARADRRYREALLAMARASAVSLDAGPLKAWLESLTLPRTEASAREHAEGVMNSAGDERAALADALMRGAEAATLLRGFAVLHDQQDRPRAALDFILAAMLLAPERSAYLFTRSLIMANLGLGEQMQKDAEALAPSEPDSWKFLSAYGRVLFPRFEFWPGREPAHCTFDEVPDGPTKELDSVQAVVRKYATRLQLLRAEILSRFKPGANVPWLPPDVSSLLPDGPAELEQTEVEDADGDSVAVDETLSLKGMGIPALSRAVRGDWSALTWLLWACGEEAIRMPDALTPPADFGHAAGQATQRLWQCRNRRTRGRIDPDLPTFDFEGVALQELHPNLAGIAEEQYAETQAMFFWLTDANHVSPWQANLRG, encoded by the coding sequence GTGGCAGGACAGACCGTCGAATTGACCCAGGAGAACTTCGAGCGCATCACCCAGGAGGCGGGGGTGTGCGTGGTGGACTTCTGGGCGGAGTGGTGTGGTCCCTGCCGAGGCTTCGCGCCGACCTTCGAGGCCGCCGCGAAAGAGTTCCCGAGCATCACCTTCGGCAAGCTCGATACGGAGGCTCAGGAAGAGGTCTCCGGCCGGCTGGAGATTCGCTCCATTCCCACGCTGGTGGCCTTCAAGGATGGCGTCGAGGTCCGGCGCGCCTCGGGCGCCATGTCGGCCTCGGCGTTCGCGACCTGGCTGAGCAAGCTGGACTCCGTGGACCTGGCCGTCGAGCAGCAGCGGGCCGCGAACCGCAAGTTGACGGAGGAGGGGACGCCGCCTCCTGGCATTCCGCCCCACGCGGAATGGGATGATGGAGACGAGGAGTGGTGCTTCGGCGACACCGACGAGGAGGGGGAGAAGCACGGCCCCTGGAAGTACTGGCGCGCCGACGGCACCCTCTGCAACGAATGCATCTTCGTCCACGGCAAGCCCCACGGTCCCTTCAAGCGCTTCCATGAGAGCGGGGAGGTGTCCCAGGACGGCGCTTTCGAGCAGGGCAACCTGCACGGCCCGCGCACCTGGTACGCCTCCGACCAGTTCACCACCGAGCGGATGCATGAGAATGGCGTCTGCGAGAAGGTCCGCCGCACGGTGATGGTCTATGCGCATGGCCGCGTGACGCAGGTGCTGCACTACAACGGCGACGGTGAGCGGGTGGTGCCCAGCACTGGCGTGCCGTACCCCACGCGTCCCGCGAACCTGCCGGAGAAGGCAGAGTACCGGGAGGACCAGGACCAGTGGGCGTCCGTGTCGCTCAACGCGAAGGCCCAGCGCCACGGGCTGTGCCGGTTCTGGGACCGGGAGGGACAGCTCCTCTGGGAGAGCGAATTCCACGAGGGCAGCCGGCACGGGCGCTACCACTCCCGCGCCGTGAACGAGTACGCGGACGCTCGGGTGCGGTTCGACGAAGGGGAGATGGAGGACGACTTCGCGTGCGGCACGTGGAAGTTGCTGGATGCGGAGGGCAACGCCGTCGTCACCCGGGACCTGGGCATTGTCCAGGACCACGAGGCGCTGGATGCCTCAGAGGTGTGCTCGAACCTGCCGAAGAGCGCCGCTGAATGGCGTGAGTTCGCCGACCAGGCTCGCGCGGACCGGCGGTACCGGGAGGCGCTGCTGGCCATGGCGCGGGCGAGCGCCGTGTCGCTGGATGCGGGCCCGCTGAAGGCGTGGCTGGAGTCGCTCACCCTGCCTCGCACGGAGGCGAGTGCTCGCGAGCATGCCGAAGGCGTGATGAACAGCGCGGGGGATGAGCGGGCGGCGTTGGCGGATGCGTTGATGCGTGGCGCGGAGGCCGCGACGTTGCTTCGGGGCTTCGCGGTGCTTCACGACCAGCAGGACCGGCCCCGGGCGGCGTTGGACTTCATCCTGGCCGCGATGCTGCTCGCGCCGGAGCGCTCGGCGTACCTGTTCACCCGGAGCCTCATCATGGCGAACCTGGGGCTGGGCGAGCAGATGCAGAAGGATGCGGAGGCGCTGGCGCCGTCGGAGCCAGACTCGTGGAAGTTCCTCTCGGCCTATGGGCGGGTGCTGTTCCCTCGCTTCGAGTTCTGGCCGGGGCGTGAGCCCGCGCACTGCACGTTCGATGAGGTCCCCGACGGGCCCACGAAGGAACTGGACTCGGTGCAGGCCGTGGTCCGCAAGTACGCCACGCGGCTCCAGTTGCTGCGCGCGGAGATTCTCTCCCGCTTCAAGCCCGGCGCGAACGTGCCCTGGCTGCCGCCCGATGTGTCGTCCCTGCTGCCGGACGGGCCCGCCGAGCTGGAGCAGACGGAGGTCGAGGACGCGGATGGCGACTCGGTGGCCGTCGACGAGACGCTGTCCTTGAAGGGGATGGGCATTCCGGCCCTGTCCCGTGCGGTCCGTGGGGACTGGAGCGCGCTGACCTGGCTCTTGTGGGCGTGCGGGGAGGAGGCGATTCGGATGCCGGATGCGCTGACGCCTCCGGCGGACTTCGGTCATGCGGCGGGTCAGGCCACGCAGCGGCTCTGGCAGTGCCGCAACCGGCGGACCCGTGGTCGCATCGACCCGGACCTGCCAACGTTCGATTTCGAAGGAGTTGCCCTCCAGGAGCTGCATCCCAATCTGGCGGGGATTGCCGAAGAGCAGTACGCGGAGACGCAGGCGATGTTCTTCTGGCTGACCGACGCGAACCACGTGTCTCCGTGGCAGGCCAATCTGAGGGGGTAG
- a CDS encoding FHA domain-containing protein produces the protein MKRIRQTIEVAEPLWRALELMSRDMGVDRDALVAQALFQLARQNGYVAPTVMSLGGEAQGVGGAMTGSEPVLQAAAPVAARSAVEAPSVVAPPVAEPVATAVPLVSPGAGAQELVSAAAAVAGLAAAPAAPAVDTFSADDATEEPPTEPPGVTSVPLSAAQVPPTELLLARMQEILAEVDASVQPSEGLAAQSDDADDDESDDSDDEESDDADDDEPDDSDDEDSDDADDEESDEDSDEDSEDDASAADDSDEESASDDLESEESADGSDDEAEASAGSGVKGDLSSDDIAAELAALGVVEDPKEDARAEAPVATPIAARPLVARPVPKIRPPDEAATILEDQSAETTNIVKAPAPLEVFVQWAQGAPVAVSTERFTIGRGPRCSLVVKSERVSREHAVVTRVGDEVFIEDLNSSNGTWFNNERITRQQVSDGDEYMLGTEAVSFTMRPVGS, from the coding sequence ATGAAGCGGATTCGTCAGACGATTGAAGTCGCCGAGCCCCTGTGGCGGGCGCTGGAGTTGATGAGCCGCGACATGGGCGTGGACCGGGATGCGCTGGTGGCGCAGGCCTTGTTCCAGCTCGCGCGCCAGAATGGCTACGTGGCCCCCACGGTGATGTCGCTGGGTGGGGAGGCGCAGGGGGTTGGTGGGGCCATGACGGGTTCGGAGCCCGTGCTCCAAGCCGCTGCACCCGTGGCGGCGCGTTCCGCTGTGGAGGCACCGAGCGTGGTCGCGCCTCCGGTCGCCGAGCCGGTGGCAACGGCTGTACCGCTCGTTAGTCCTGGGGCCGGTGCGCAGGAGTTGGTGTCTGCCGCGGCTGCGGTTGCTGGCCTGGCAGCGGCTCCTGCTGCCCCGGCCGTGGACACGTTCTCGGCGGACGACGCGACGGAGGAGCCCCCGACGGAGCCTCCTGGCGTCACCTCGGTGCCTCTGTCCGCGGCGCAGGTGCCCCCTACCGAGCTGCTGCTCGCGCGGATGCAGGAGATTCTCGCGGAGGTCGACGCATCCGTGCAGCCGTCGGAGGGGCTGGCCGCGCAATCGGATGACGCCGACGATGATGAGTCCGACGACTCGGATGATGAGGAGTCCGACGACGCCGACGACGATGAGCCCGACGACTCGGATGATGAGGACTCTGACGACGCCGACGATGAGGAGTCCGACGAGGATTCGGATGAGGACTCGGAAGACGATGCGTCTGCTGCGGACGACTCGGACGAGGAGTCCGCATCAGACGATTTGGAATCCGAAGAATCCGCGGACGGCTCGGACGATGAGGCCGAGGCCTCCGCGGGCAGCGGCGTGAAGGGGGACCTGTCCAGTGACGATATTGCCGCGGAGCTTGCGGCACTGGGCGTCGTGGAGGACCCGAAGGAGGATGCCCGGGCGGAGGCCCCCGTCGCGACACCGATTGCGGCGCGTCCGCTGGTGGCGCGTCCTGTGCCGAAGATCCGGCCGCCTGACGAAGCCGCGACGATACTGGAGGACCAGTCGGCGGAGACCACCAACATCGTGAAGGCTCCCGCGCCGCTGGAGGTCTTCGTCCAGTGGGCGCAAGGCGCGCCGGTGGCTGTCTCCACGGAGCGCTTCACGATTGGCCGAGGGCCCCGCTGCAGCCTCGTCGTGAAGTCGGAGCGCGTCTCACGCGAGCACGCCGTCGTCACCCGCGTGGGGGATGAGGTCTTCATCGAGGACCTCAACTCCTCGAACGGGACCTGGTTCAACAACGAGCGCATCACGCGGCAGCAGGTCTCGGACGGTGACGAGTACATGCTCGGCACGGAGGCCGTGTCCTTCACGATGCGTCCCGTGGGCAGCTGA